One genomic window of Melitaea cinxia chromosome 10, ilMelCinx1.1, whole genome shotgun sequence includes the following:
- the LOC123657016 gene encoding uncharacterized protein LOC123657016 translates to MNEIDLIKEVEKRPILYDKSVSGFNKTKLRDDAWKEVQEALNVSETECKKRWRSLRDSFIKLQRTHGGRTRWPYLHAMRFLLPHVEPKNDVPVKRETSDSEPEEEIRHRPGHSLPDLSFTESRDMEDDDDSQPAKKMRLNSTEEDPCQCNRTDPDELFLLSCAPTLKRLNSKQNAVARLKIQQVLYEAEFGSQVELPYVTPASDCGYENVEGSVE, encoded by the exons ATGAACGAAATCGACTTAATAAAAGAAGTCGAAAAACGTCCGATTCTATACGACAAATCGGTCAGtggttttaataaaacaaaattacgcGACGACGCTTGGAAAGAAGTACAAGAAGCCCTTAATGTGTCTG AGACGGAGTGCAAGAAACGCTGGCGTTCACTGCGCGATTCTTTCATCAAGCTGCAACGTACGCACGGTGGTCGCACACGGTGGCCGTATCTTCATGCCATGCGGTTCTTGCTCCCACATGTTGAACCCAAGAACGATGTGCC AGTAAAACGTGAAACATCCGATTCGGAGCCCGAGGAAGAAATCCGTCACCGTCCCGGACATTCCCTCCCAGATCTATCCTTTACCGAATCTCGTGATATGGAAGACGATGATGATTCCCAACCAGCGAAGAAGATGCGTCTCAACTCTACGGAAGAAGACCCTTGCCAATGCAATAGAACGGATCCTGATGAATTGTTCCTTTTGAGTTGCGCTCCAACATTAAAAAGATTAAACTCGAAACAAAACGCAGTCGCTAGACTGAAAATTCAGCAAGTTCTTTATGAGGCTGAGTTCGGGAGTCAGGTGGAACTTCCTTATGTAACTCCGGCTAGTGATTGTGGATACGAAAACGTGGAAGGTTCTGTCGAATGA